In Clostridium sporogenes, one genomic interval encodes:
- a CDS encoding CotS family spore coat protein has protein sequence MAYVAKSFDINLLSEENVKKYVLPKYNLQTADICQIKFKNTEKQRAVYKVTYGNSCYCLKKVYYDEADLLFVYSAVEWFYRNGIKVPRILPACDGNRFVNYNNMFFILTPWIEGQKCDYDRKEHIIYSIENLGKMHVSVENFVPIKGSKVKEKNDSIYRSHEKHFFHLLNCSNYAFKEKDKFSDFFLKNFEKNILLAKTSVDIAHSINNKNLHRCLCHLDYVNKNIILSPNNDIWVIDFDKCAIDYRVHDIGYFLRRLLRRKNTNWDAKLAAEILEYYDKFIPLNLDEYKYILSYLSFPQKFWKISRDYYKNINKCNKKSFQKILKSSVEDIDNQSEFVYLFGKHIESKFGKNLIY, from the coding sequence ATGGCTTATGTGGCTAAGTCATTTGATATAAACTTATTATCTGAAGAAAACGTAAAAAAATACGTTCTGCCTAAATATAATTTACAAACCGCTGATATTTGTCAAATTAAATTTAAAAATACAGAAAAACAAAGAGCTGTTTACAAAGTTACTTATGGGAACAGCTGCTATTGCTTAAAAAAAGTATATTACGATGAAGCTGATCTATTGTTTGTCTATTCTGCTGTAGAATGGTTTTATAGAAATGGAATCAAGGTTCCTAGAATTCTTCCTGCTTGTGATGGCAATAGATTTGTAAATTATAATAATATGTTTTTTATACTTACCCCTTGGATTGAAGGACAAAAATGTGATTATGATAGAAAGGAACACATTATATATTCAATAGAAAATTTAGGCAAAATGCATGTTAGTGTAGAAAATTTTGTTCCTATAAAAGGTAGTAAAGTTAAAGAAAAAAATGATAGTATCTATAGATCCCATGAAAAACATTTTTTTCACCTTTTAAATTGTTCTAATTACGCCTTTAAAGAAAAAGATAAATTCTCTGATTTTTTTCTGAAAAATTTCGAAAAAAATATTTTATTGGCCAAAACCTCTGTAGATATAGCCCACAGTATAAATAATAAAAATTTGCATAGATGTTTATGTCATTTAGATTACGTTAATAAAAATATTATATTATCTCCTAATAATGATATATGGGTCATAGATTTTGATAAATGTGCTATAGATTATAGAGTACATGATATAGGTTATTTTTTGAGAAGACTTTTAAGAAGAAAAAATACAAACTGGGATGCTAAGCTAGCAGCTGAAATTTTGGAATACTATGATAAATTTATTCCTTTAAATTTAGATGAATATAAATATATATTAAGTTATCTTTCCTTTCCTCAAAAATTTTGGAAAATATCTAGAGACTATTATAAAAATATAAATAAATGCAATAAAAAATCTTTCCAAAAAATCTTAAAAAGTTCTGTGGAAGATATAGATAATCAAAGTGAATTTGTATATTTATTTGGAAAACACATAGAATCTAAATTTGGTAAAAATTTAATATATTAA
- a CDS encoding deoxyguanosinetriphosphate triphosphohydrolase, which translates to MNIRQSIEKKEQLILNAKACLSINSKGREREEPEDDIRTVFMIDRDRIIHSKSFRRLKHKTQVYIRTSGDHYRTRLTHTLEVAQIAKTIGKGIGLNEDLIEAIALGHDIGHVAFAHNGEEVLNELLSDGFKHNENSIRVLKKIEKEGSGLNLTKEVLDGILYHSGFSKNSPKAYTLEGQVVKYSDKIAYVNHDIDDSIRAGLLLQKDIPKDLLYCLGNTHGKRIDTLVIDCIKNTLNNIEEGLIEVSLSDEKESALYELRKYLFEKIYNGKILKVEREKAKFVLKQVFDYFVKNPKKMPKLYKNIAEEEGIYIGVADYIAGMSDDYCLYLFNNIYVPKVVIY; encoded by the coding sequence ATGAATATAAGACAAAGTATTGAAAAAAAAGAACAATTAATATTAAATGCAAAGGCATGTCTTTCTATAAATTCTAAAGGAAGGGAAAGAGAGGAACCTGAGGATGACATAAGGACAGTTTTTATGATAGATAGAGATAGAATTATTCATAGCAAATCCTTTAGAAGATTAAAGCATAAAACTCAAGTATATATAAGAACTTCTGGAGATCATTATAGAACTAGACTTACTCATACTTTAGAGGTTGCACAGATTGCAAAAACAATAGGGAAAGGTATAGGCCTTAATGAAGACTTAATAGAAGCAATAGCCCTAGGACACGATATAGGGCATGTAGCTTTTGCTCATAATGGAGAAGAAGTATTAAATGAATTACTATCTGATGGGTTTAAACATAATGAAAATAGCATAAGAGTTCTTAAAAAAATTGAAAAGGAAGGTAGTGGATTAAATTTAACTAAGGAAGTATTAGATGGCATATTATATCATAGTGGATTTTCTAAAAACTCTCCTAAGGCTTACACATTAGAAGGGCAGGTAGTTAAATATAGTGATAAGATTGCCTATGTAAACCATGATATAGATGATTCTATAAGAGCAGGACTTTTACTTCAGAAGGATATACCAAAGGATTTATTATACTGTCTTGGAAATACTCATGGAAAAAGAATAGATACTTTAGTTATAGATTGTATAAAAAACACATTAAATAATATAGAAGAGGGATTAATAGAGGTATCTTTAAGTGATGAAAAAGAAAGTGCTTTATATGAGCTTAGAAAATATTTATTTGAAAAAATATATAATGGAAAAATATTAAAGGTAGAGAGAGAAAAGGCTAAATTTGTATTAAAACAAGTTTTTGATTATTTTGTTAAAAATCCTAAAAAAATGCCAAAGCTTTATAAAAATATAGCAGAAGAAGAAGGCATATATATAGGAGTAGCAGACTATATAGCTGGAATGAGTGATGACTACTGTTTATATCTTTTCAATAATATATACGTACCCAAGGTAGTAATATATTAA